TCTACTTCTTTATCATTCCCTTTAAATTTCACCACCTTTTCATTAAAAAACTCCACTTTCAGCCCCCATAAATTTTCCAAAGTCTCTTTAATATCCACGCCCATTTTTTCTAGCGCGTTTAAATTGAGCGTGTAAGATTCGTTTTTGCATCCCACTAAATCGCTGTATTGTTCATCATAAGCTAAGGGTTTGTCATTGTCTTCATACTTGATTTTTCTTAAAATCTCTTCATAGCTTTCCAATGCATAAACTTTCACCACCCCACCTCCATTAAATTCTTTAGCCGCACCGCTTTTAAAACCGCCTATAACCTTTTTAAGGCGAGGCAAAATCACGCTGTCAAAATGCTCCCCCATTTCAATACCGATATACTTTCTCTTAAGCTTATGAGCCACCGCGCAAGTCGTCCCGCTCCCAGCAAAAAAGTCTAACACGAGATCGTTTTCTTGGGTAGAGATTTCTATAATTCTTGAAATTAGGGCTTCTGGTTTGGGGGTGTCAAAAAGTTTAGTTCCATTAAAAAGGGCTAAAATTTCTTTAGTTGCTTCTGTCGTAGTGCCATACTCTGTAAAAATTGTGCGTGTTTTAATTACTTTTTTCGCATTTTTGATTTCATCATAATAAATTACTTCATAAGGGATTAAACGCCCTTTAGAATTTTCTTGCCAAAAAATATGTTCGCTATCCAAATTTTCAGGTTTTTTCCGCCAACGCCCCTCTTCACCATTAGGGGCTATAGGGTAAAAATCGTTACCATTTGGATCTTTAATGGAATAATATAAGCTAGGTGCATCAGCTTTTAAAGCTCCAGCTCCCCATTTTTCAAGTTTTAGAATTTTAGCTTGTTTGCCATTGATAGTTTTATTGAAGTCTTGTATATCATGGTCTATTTCTGTATCAATAATAGTGAATTTTTCTTTTTGATAGCACAAAATATACTCATGCTCTTTTGCAAAATTTTCACTATCTTGACTACCGCCTTTTTTCTTTTGCCATATCAAGTTCGCTACAAAGTTATCACCCCCCCCCCCCCCATTAAAGACTTCGTCCATGAGCGCTTTACAATAAGCCTGTTCATTATCATCAATGCTCACAAACATTACGCCTTTATCATTCAAAAGCTTGTGCGCAAGCTCTAAGCGGTTTTCCATCATAGTAAGCCAACTGGAGCGTTTGAAATTATCCGCATAAATAAATTCATTGTTTTGCGTGTTGTAAGGCGGATCAATATAAATGCAATCAATTTTTTCTTTATAGCGGTTTTTGAGAGAGTTTAGGGCTTGGTAGTTTTCGCTTTTAATGAGCGTGCCGTTGATTTCATCTTCATTGAATAAGCTTTTAACCTCTTCTTCTAAATCTTTAAAATAAAGAGTGTCTAGGGGCAAGAACTCGTTTTCTAAAAGATTGTCTGCGATCTCTAAATTCAAGTCTTGCCATTCTTTAACTTGTTTGGGGTAGTTTGGGTGGCTTGTGATTTTATTCAAATCGTAGTTTTTGGCTTTTAATTTATCCAAGCTTACAATGAAATGCGAGTTTAACACAAAGCGGGGTTTGTTCCAAATCTTACAAAGTTCGTTTTCAAATTCGCTCACTAATGAAATCACTTCTAAAGCCACTTCTTTAATAGTATTGATCTCATTAAGGCGTTTGTGATCAAATGCAGTCATTTCTTTAAAAAGGTATTCAAACAGATACAAATCCAACTGCTCTTTTAAAAACCCTAGCGCGTTTTTATGGATGAAATAATCCATGCTGCCTTGTTTTTTGAATTTCACCAACGCTTTTTTTAACACTTCTTCATCAAGTTTGACGCCTTGATTGGAGCATTCTTTTAGGATTTCATTCGTTTTGGTTTGAGTCCCCTTGCTGCTGAGCGTAACGCTAAAATTCAGGGTGTTAGTTTTTGTGTCTGTATCTTTACTATAATTTTTTAAATCAAAGACTAAATCCACTTTTTCATTATATTTTTTGCTTTCTAGTGAAGAAGCGTCAAAGTTAAAAAGAATGCCCTCTAATTCAAAGCAAAAATCCTTATAAATCGTTTCGCTTTTCACGTAATAGAGATCTTTGGTTTTATAAAATAAAGCGGTGTCTTTTTTAAGGGAGCATTTTTCATAATCGCTTTTGGTATAAAGGCTGTCATAAAGGGGCGTGTCGTTGAAATAAATCCCTCCATTAGCGCTGAAATAACGCTTGAAAAAGCTATAGAGTTTGTCAAACAATTCTTCTTTGAGATCGTTGTTATCTTGGCATTTTGAATCAATGAGTTTTTTTAATTTTTGTTTTTTATGGTGGTAATACTGGCTTTTAGCCTTCATGAGGTTGATCATGCCGTTTTTCACCGCTTTAGGGCTAGGATCTAAAAGGCTTTCTGGCTGGTCTTCAACCTTAACGCCTATAAAAAGGTTTTCTAAAACTTCATAAAATTGCGCTTCGTTCGTTTTCATTATAACGCTCCTTAAAAATATGGAAAGTATTATAACAAAGCCCGCTCATTAAGCGCTACAATACCCCCATGCAAAAAAAGATTTTTTTACTAGAAGACGACTACCTTTTAAGCGAGAGCGTTAGGGAGTTTGGCTTGTTGAAAATTTAGATTGCCTTGACTGACTCATTTTTTAAAATACCCCTATTTCATTGTAAAATTCTTTCATGCAAAACCCATTGGAATTTAATAAAAGGTAAAAATAAGATTGAATATCAATAAAGTGTTTTATCACAGCAGCACCAACATGCATGAAGTGCCAGATAATAGCGTGGATTTGATCATCACAAGCCCGCCTTATTTCAACATTAAAGATTACGCAAAAAACGGCACACAAGATTTACAGCATTCAGCCCAACATGTTGAAGATTTAGGGGCGTTAGAAAAATATGAAGATTATCTTTTAGGTCTTTTAAAAGTTTGGCTTGAGTGCTACAGAGCGCTAAAACCCAA
This DNA window, taken from Helicobacter pylori, encodes the following:
- a CDS encoding site-specific DNA-methyltransferase, which encodes MKTNEAQFYEVLENLFIGVKVEDQPESLLDPSPKAVKNGMINLMKAKSQYYHHKKQKLKKLIDSKCQDNNDLKEELFDKLYSFFKRYFSANGGIYFNDTPLYDSLYTKSDYEKCSLKKDTALFYKTKDLYYVKSETIYKDFCFELEGILFNFDASSLESKKYNEKVDLVFDLKNYSKDTDTKTNTLNFSVTLSSKGTQTKTNEILKECSNQGVKLDEEVLKKALVKFKKQGSMDYFIHKNALGFLKEQLDLYLFEYLFKEMTAFDHKRLNEINTIKEVALEVISLVSEFENELCKIWNKPRFVLNSHFIVSLDKLKAKNYDLNKITSHPNYPKQVKEWQDLNLEIADNLLENEFLPLDTLYFKDLEEEVKSLFNEDEINGTLIKSENYQALNSLKNRYKEKIDCIYIDPPYNTQNNEFIYADNFKRSSWLTMMENRLELAHKLLNDKGVMFVSIDDNEQAYCKALMDEVFNGGGGGDNFVANLIWQKKKGGSQDSENFAKEHEYILCYQKEKFTIIDTEIDHDIQDFNKTINGKQAKILKLEKWGAGALKADAPSLYYSIKDPNGNDFYPIAPNGEEGRWRKKPENLDSEHIFWQENSKGRLIPYEVIYYDEIKNAKKVIKTRTIFTEYGTTTEATKEILALFNGTKLFDTPKPEALISRIIEISTQENDLVLDFFAGSGTTCAVAHKLKRKYIGIEMGEHFDSVILPRLKKVIGGFKSGAAKEFNGGGVVKVYALESYEEILRKIKYEDNDKPLAYDEQYSDLVGCKNESYTLNLNALEKMGVDIKETLENLWGLKVEFFNEKVVKFKGNDKEVEILKALKEALIW